The genomic interval TGTAACTTATAAATTGTCTCCAACACCACCACACAAGAGTACCCTGTTAATTACTACAGTTATCCACCTCGGCGGTTTTACTGATGTACTGTGCcgtggaaaataaataattaatttgttcgATTGTTTGGGTATTTACTGTTTTCAAGCTTTATGATTTGTAAAACTTGTTCCTTCTCCTTCTCTAGGGACTTTGGTTAATGTGTAATATCctaaagagtaatgatatagccacaaattcttgtacaaacttattttgtacaaactgatgtggcatgataatattggttgaattaaatatcacttggcccacatgatttgtttttattaatttatattttcattcaaccaatcttatcatgctacgtcagtttgtacaaaataaatttgtacaagagtttgtggctgtatcattactctatcCTAAATCATAATGCACGGTAGATTAGTTTGTCAtgggaattaaataaaaaaaaactatacgAATAGTATAATCTTTTGGATGATGAATAGGATTGTTGAAATAAGAGCAAAGAAGATTTAGAACCccattttctcttttgatcTACAAACCAGAAGCTCGAACAGAGCTTCTcataatgaaacaaaatctgTCTTTTGGATCAGTGAAAATCTACTCGAAAATTAGAATTCAACTATAATGTTTCCACATAAAATTCAACCCAACTAGGCCGTTCTGACTGCTGAATGCTGAGTATGGGATCGATTGCGGAGCATGAACGCATAGCAGAATGTTAAAGAGTGCTAAATTCCATCCCACGCATACTATACAAGCCGATTTTGAAGAGCTCTTTCTATAGATTATAGTGGGTCCAAGGTGAGCTGTCAAGCCTATAAGTAGTCGATATGAAGTGAAAACACACCGGCATTCGCCGAAACCGTTTCAATGGCTACCCCACGGAGATCCCTTACCAACATATCTCAAATCCCGGACCAAAGCATTCTTGTTACCTCCATAACTTCCGTTATCCAACGCCTAAATCCACAAAACCCTAGCCCTAAAAACATCTCCTCACAACCACTCGATCAATTTTCCCTTTGCTTAGGCTCAAATATAGTCACCAAAGTTATCTACGAACAAACCAACCCTTATCATgctcttttcttctttaactGGGCATCCAACCCTAACCCTAACCCTAACAAATATCACCACACTACTCCATGCTATACAGCCATCACTGACGTTTTGCTCTCTCACTCGCTCATCTCCATTGCCGCTTCACTTCTTAAAAATTCCAACAAGCTCTCTGATTTCTTCATTAGCAAGCTCATTAAGGCTTACGGTGATCGCGGCAATGTTAAAGCTGCAATCTTTTGGTTTCACCAAGCCAAACAGATTGAAAATGGGGCTTGTTTGTATTCATATAATTCGCTTTTGGGTGTTCTGGTTCGAGTTAATTCAATCAAGTTAGCTGAGGAATTTTTCCACCAGATTGTGAAGGAAAATGTCGTGCCGCCTGATGTTTCGACTTATACAACGATGATTAGAGGATATTGTAAAATGGGTATGATCGAAAATGCTAAGAAGGTGTTTGATGTAATGACTGTTAAGCCTAATTTACTTGCTTACAATACTATGATAAATGGGTTTTGTAAAAAAGGTGATATGGAGAGTGCAAGATTGGTTTTTGATCGGATGATGAGTGGCGAAGATTGCTTGCCTAATCATGTGACTTATACTACTTTGATTGATGGGTACTGTAAGAAAGGTGAGTTAGAAGAGGCAAAGAAGTGTATGAATGAAATGATGAACAGAGGTTGCCGGCCGAATGAGTTGACTTACAATGCAATGATTTATGGATTGTGTATAAATGGTCGTGTTGATGAGGCTAAGATGCTGATGGCAAAGATGAGGTTGAATGGATTCAAGGATAATGTTTCCACTCACAAAAGTATGTTAAAGGGGCTTTGTGTTGTGGGGAAGTTTGATCAAGCTGTTGGATATCTTAGGAACGTGATGGAGGCTAACATGAATCCGGATGTGAAATCTTACGAAGTTGTTATTAATGGGTTTTGCAAAATTGGGAAATCAGATGAAGCTATATCGCTTTTGAAGGAAATGCGAGCAAGAGGCTTAAAGCCAACTGTGTTTAGCTTTAATGCAGTGTTTAGGATTCTTGTGGAAAATGGGGAGCTTGATAGAGCAATTTTACTGCTAAAACAGATGCCACAAATGGATTGCCTGCCTAATTTTGTGt from Citrus sinensis cultivar Valencia sweet orange chromosome 9, DVS_A1.0, whole genome shotgun sequence carries:
- the LOC102610264 gene encoding pentatricopeptide repeat-containing protein At1g09900-like gives rise to the protein MATPRRSLTNISQIPDQSILVTSITSVIQRLNPQNPSPKNISSQPLDQFSLCLGSNIVTKVIYEQTNPYHALFFFNWASNPNPNPNKYHHTTPCYTAITDVLLSHSLISIAASLLKNSNKLSDFFISKLIKAYGDRGNVKAAIFWFHQAKQIENGACLYSYNSLLGVLVRVNSIKLAEEFFHQIVKENVVPPDVSTYTTMIRGYCKMGMIENAKKVFDVMTVKPNLLAYNTMINGFCKKGDMESARLVFDRMMSGEDCLPNHVTYTTLIDGYCKKGELEEAKKCMNEMMNRGCRPNELTYNAMIYGLCINGRVDEAKMLMAKMRLNGFKDNVSTHKSMLKGLCVVGKFDQAVGYLRNVMEANMNPDVKSYEVVINGFCKIGKSDEAISLLKEMRARGLKPTVFSFNAVFRILVENGELDRAILLLKQMPQMDCLPNFVSYNTIICGLCMAKGRMQDVEDLVDRMIRSGHNLDFTMYSCLLKGYCEEGNVENVMQIAHEMVTKKYVIGLESFSVLVKQLCAKGKVTEAEKLFDTCSRCPAVDVDSYRRVLDQQICIRSSSCSNYGENC